A genomic stretch from Haemophilus parainfluenzae ATCC 33392 includes:
- the ftsE gene encoding cell division ATP-binding protein FtsE, which yields MIRFSNVSKAYHGATQPALQGLNFHLPVGSMTYLVGHSGAGKSTLLKLIMGMEKANAGNIWFNGHDITRLSKYEIPFLRRQIGMVHQDYRLLTDRSVAENVALPLIIAGMNPKEAHTRALVALDRVGLRSKANYMPPQISGGEQQRVDIARAIVHKPQLLLADEPTGNLDGELSLGIFNLFEEFNRLGMTVLIATHDINLIQQKPKPCLVLEQGYLRY from the coding sequence GTGATTCGATTTTCAAATGTTTCTAAAGCTTATCACGGTGCGACTCAGCCAGCCTTGCAGGGCTTGAATTTTCATCTTCCTGTTGGAAGTATGACTTATCTTGTTGGGCATTCAGGCGCGGGTAAAAGTACCTTGCTTAAATTGATTATGGGTATGGAGAAAGCGAACGCCGGTAATATTTGGTTTAATGGCCATGATATTACGCGTTTGTCTAAGTATGAAATCCCCTTTTTACGTCGTCAAATCGGCATGGTTCACCAAGATTACCGTTTATTAACGGATCGTAGTGTGGCAGAAAATGTGGCATTGCCATTGATTATTGCTGGCATGAATCCGAAAGAAGCACATACGCGCGCATTGGTTGCACTAGATCGAGTGGGCTTACGTAGTAAAGCGAATTATATGCCTCCACAAATTTCAGGTGGGGAGCAACAACGTGTGGATATCGCGCGTGCCATTGTGCATAAACCGCAACTTTTATTAGCCGATGAGCCAACAGGTAACTTAGATGGTGAACTTTCTTTAGGGATTTTCAATCTGTTTGAAGAGTTTAATCGTTTAGGCATGACGGTGTTAATTGCGACACACGATATCAATTTAATTCAACAAAAACCAAAACCATGTCTTGTACTTGAACAAGGCTACTTACGCTATTAA
- the ftsX gene encoding permease-like cell division protein FtsX, with the protein MTRRIDASFGVQTAYTLRSVLNDLVKRKFGTLLTILVIAVSLTIPTVSYLLWKNLHLATTQFYPESELTIYLHKNLSEEDANLVVEKIRQQEGVESLNYVSRQDSLKEFKSWSGFGEELEILDDNPLPAVVMVKPSKAFNESEKRAELRANLNKIKGVQEVRLDNDWMEKLTALSWLFAHVAIFCTVLMTIAVFLVIGNSIRSDVYSSRASIDVMKLLGATDQFILRPYLYTGMIYAVLGGLLAALFSSLIVGYFTSAVKYVTDIFAVTFELNGLGVGELIFLLVSCLIMGYVGAWIAATRHIAMLDNKL; encoded by the coding sequence ATGACAAGACGTATTGATGCTTCTTTTGGCGTGCAAACTGCTTATACTTTGCGTTCTGTGTTGAACGATTTAGTAAAACGTAAATTTGGTACATTGCTAACAATTTTAGTTATTGCCGTGTCTCTTACGATTCCAACGGTGAGCTATTTGTTATGGAAAAATTTACACTTAGCAACAACTCAATTTTATCCGGAAAGCGAACTCACGATCTATTTACATAAAAATTTAAGTGAAGAAGATGCTAACTTAGTGGTAGAAAAAATCCGTCAGCAAGAAGGTGTGGAATCGTTAAATTATGTTTCTCGTCAAGACAGTTTGAAAGAATTTAAAAGTTGGTCTGGTTTTGGTGAAGAGTTAGAAATTTTAGATGACAACCCATTGCCGGCAGTGGTGATGGTGAAACCGTCTAAAGCGTTTAATGAATCAGAAAAACGAGCTGAGCTACGCGCAAATTTAAATAAAATTAAAGGCGTGCAAGAAGTTCGACTAGATAATGATTGGATGGAAAAATTGACCGCACTTTCGTGGCTTTTTGCACACGTGGCAATTTTCTGCACGGTGTTAATGACAATAGCTGTATTCCTGGTTATCGGAAATAGTATTCGCTCGGATGTTTATAGTAGCCGAGCAAGTATTGATGTGATGAAACTATTAGGTGCAACGGATCAATTTATTCTTCGTCCTTATCTTTACACTGGTATGATTTATGCCGTGTTGGGCGGATTGCTTGCTGCGCTGTTTAGTAGTCTTATTGTCGGGTACTTTACTTCAGCGGTGAAATATGTGACGGATATTTTTGCGGTTACATTTGAGCTCAATGGATTAGGTGTTGGTGAGCTAATCTTCTTATTAGTAAGCTGCTTGATTATGGGTTATGTTGGCGCTTGGATTGCCGCAACAAGACATATTGCAATGTTAGATAACAAACTATAA
- a CDS encoding YadA-like family protein codes for MIGLVGRKVGVTRIFKEDGVSVAVATALLVLGSAMPGTVMAAPFKASASAIQPSNEHFVSVAASHRDADITKEANYDNKAAKAPGSVAIGSGASVAFEDKNGEGYGAREGIAIGQNATVKLVGAVCNDCEPEDPSSEGSISIGRDSVSGGRGATSIGLGANSEAHGVSIGINATTSFSSVAIGVESKSSGKNAVAMGSSAKTEANNAIAIGNAASAKKQSDLAVGDGAKALNAQGSAFGVSATASGNGATAIGGVTSASGWLSTSIGYLSKSAGNGAYAGGASANANGEGAVSVGQNSTSTGTHTAALGASANASAEAALALGASANASHANAVALGANSVTKAAVASNEATVNGVYYSGFAANNTASVVSLGDAGKERQLVNVAAGQISATSTDAINGSQLYLVASGLRDQMPVVYTTVNGKKAVKKPDGKFYELDDAGNVTSTVVPNADVIASMNDGNNSVTSPMTLANIKSTLPDTFSTTINPKDNSAATITKTQAAPVLTPSQYNYAATLGDVLNAGWNLQANGSAVDFVKPYDTVNFASEDGTVEITPTTNGSTSTLDFKVKHTDLTVNEGKVVAPDNTNGSKFVNATTVANTVNNSGWKLGGNDKTAAGNLVKPSNNVNFINGKGTESAVVHNAATGDSTVTFNVKPNGTSINVTNDGISVNTGNITAAPTSGNDAGKVTVADTEKGKVATVDNVAEAINSVFWKVGDNEGTVKANVNAGNQVNFINGDGTTATVEAKDQNGVTKVAYNVAYDNDTIVKDANGKLMVNKSALPSVKVENTDNTITVTPTTNGFGIKVNTTELSNTDGKVTTPTDGDKLVNATTVANAINNSGWKATATANGGVVEGTSEQLVKPGETVNYIAGKNIKLKQNGANFTVSTTENVTFTNANVNSTLTVGEGNNATQITSSADGMKVAKADGSATRITNVAAGVNPTDAVNVSQLKAAKTNVVAGNQVNVTSSTGDNKQEIYTVNVNTTALPATVTDANKPAEDGKLAVPTEGGLVTASDVANAINATYWKVGDNAGVVQGKIGAGNQVNFVNGNGTTANVAVENGQTNVSYDVNVDGSTVVMKEVTDPNNPNKKIKQIAGNYIGQNGITVKGNVIEAKTDGKTVTVNNDGALTVSDDVMNNLTNFEVTTGEHVDQFVANTAANSKKTRVKPGDVVTYASGKNIAIKQEGTTFTISTTENATFTNANVGNTLTVGEGNNATQITSSADGMKVAKADGSATRITNVAAGVNPTDAVNVSQLGGLKNDIHNMNNRLGKVNREARAGVAGANAAASLPQVYIPGKSMVAAAGGTFKGQNAFAVGYSRSSDNGKLILKLQGNANTQGDVGGGVGIGYQW; via the coding sequence ATGATTGGTTTAGTCGGTCGTAAAGTTGGTGTGACCCGTATCTTCAAGGAAGACGGTGTTTCTGTTGCTGTTGCTACTGCTTTGTTGGTGTTAGGTTCGGCTATGCCAGGTACTGTGATGGCAGCACCATTTAAAGCAAGCGCTAGCGCTATTCAACCAAGTAATGAGCATTTCGTTAGTGTTGCAGCATCGCATCGTGATGCCGATATTACTAAAGAAGCAAATTATGATAACAAGGCAGCCAAAGCGCCGGGTTCCGTTGCTATCGGTTCTGGTGCTTCCGTAGCATTTGAAGATAAAAACGGAGAAGGCTATGGTGCTCGTGAGGGTATTGCAATTGGTCAGAATGCGACAGTGAAACTTGTCGGCGCGGTATGTAATGATTGCGAGCCAGAAGACCCATCCTCCGAAGGTTCTATTTCTATCGGTCGTGATTCTGTATCTGGTGGACGTGGAGCAACATCAATCGGTTTAGGTGCAAATTCTGAAGCTCATGGTGTCTCTATTGGTATTAATGCGACAACCAGTTTTAGCTCTGTTGCCATTGGTGTTGAATCCAAGTCTTCTGGCAAGAATGCGGTTGCTATGGGTAGTTCGGCGAAAACCGAAGCAAATAATGCGATTGCCATTGGTAACGCGGCTTCTGCAAAGAAACAATCTGATTTAGCCGTGGGTGATGGTGCGAAAGCATTAAATGCACAAGGCTCTGCGTTTGGTGTGAGTGCTACTGCAAGTGGTAATGGGGCAACTGCAATCGGTGGCGTAACCAGTGCATCCGGTTGGTTATCCACATCTATTGGTTATTTAAGTAAATCTGCCGGAAATGGTGCTTATGCGGGTGGTGCTTCTGCCAATGCAAATGGTGAAGGTGCGGTTTCTGTCGGTCAGAACTCTACATCAACAGGCACGCATACAGCCGCATTAGGTGCATCTGCTAACGCTTCCGCTGAAGCAGCGCTTGCTCTTGGTGCAAGTGCCAATGCGAGCCATGCTAATGCCGTTGCTTTAGGGGCAAATTCTGTGACAAAAGCAGCAGTTGCAAGCAATGAAGCCACCGTAAACGGCGTTTATTATTCCGGCTTTGCTGCGAATAATACGGCTAGCGTGGTCAGTTTAGGCGATGCAGGAAAAGAGCGTCAGTTAGTAAATGTTGCTGCCGGTCAAATTAGCGCAACCTCTACTGATGCTATCAATGGTAGTCAATTATATTTAGTGGCAAGCGGTTTGCGTGATCAAATGCCGGTGGTTTATACCACAGTAAATGGCAAAAAAGCGGTGAAAAAACCGGATGGCAAATTCTATGAGTTAGATGATGCGGGTAATGTTACTTCAACCGTTGTGCCAAATGCGGATGTAATTGCGTCCATGAATGATGGAAACAATTCTGTGACTTCTCCTATGACATTGGCGAATATTAAAAGTACGTTGCCGGATACATTCAGCACCACAATAAATCCGAAGGACAATAGTGCGGCAACAATTACTAAAACTCAAGCTGCGCCGGTTTTAACCCCAAGCCAATACAACTATGCCGCAACCCTTGGCGATGTTTTAAACGCCGGTTGGAACTTGCAGGCAAATGGAAGTGCGGTGGATTTTGTAAAACCTTATGATACGGTGAATTTTGCCAGCGAAGATGGCACAGTTGAAATTACACCAACCACAAATGGTTCAACCAGCACGCTTGATTTCAAAGTAAAACACACTGACCTAACGGTGAATGAGGGTAAGGTTGTTGCTCCGGATAACACGAATGGCAGTAAATTTGTCAATGCTACCACTGTAGCAAATACAGTTAATAATTCCGGTTGGAAATTGGGTGGCAACGATAAGACTGCTGCAGGAAATTTAGTGAAACCTTCTAATAATGTGAACTTTATTAATGGAAAGGGCACCGAATCTGCAGTCGTTCATAATGCTGCAACAGGTGATTCCACCGTGACCTTTAATGTGAAACCAAATGGCACAAGCATTAATGTGACGAATGATGGCATTTCTGTGAATACCGGTAACATTACGGCAGCGCCAACAAGCGGTAATGATGCAGGCAAAGTTACTGTAGCTGATACCGAAAAAGGCAAAGTGGCAACAGTAGATAATGTTGCGGAGGCGATTAATTCTGTATTCTGGAAAGTTGGTGATAACGAGGGAACGGTAAAAGCCAATGTTAACGCCGGTAATCAGGTGAATTTCATAAATGGTGATGGAACCACAGCAACTGTTGAAGCTAAAGATCAAAATGGTGTAACGAAAGTTGCCTATAATGTAGCTTACGATAACGATACGATTGTAAAAGATGCTAACGGCAAATTAATGGTGAACAAGTCTGCCTTGCCTTCTGTGAAAGTTGAAAACACGGATAACACCATTACTGTGACACCAACCACCAATGGCTTTGGCATTAAAGTGAATACCACAGAATTAAGCAATACTGATGGTAAGGTTACTACACCGACAGATGGCGATAAATTAGTCAATGCGACAACTGTGGCTAATGCTATTAATAACTCCGGTTGGAAAGCCACTGCAACGGCAAATGGTGGTGTAGTTGAGGGTACATCTGAGCAATTGGTTAAACCGGGTGAGACCGTTAATTATATCGCCGGTAAAAATATTAAATTAAAACAAAACGGTGCAAATTTCACTGTTTCTACTACAGAGAATGTAACGTTTACTAATGCTAATGTGAATAGCACATTAACTGTAGGTGAGGGCAATAATGCAACGCAAATCACCTCTTCGGCAGATGGCATGAAGGTGGCGAAAGCGGATGGTTCTGCAACCCGCATTACTAACGTCGCTGCCGGTGTGAATCCAACCGATGCTGTCAATGTTTCTCAGCTTAAAGCAGCGAAAACGAATGTTGTTGCAGGAAATCAGGTTAATGTAACGTCTTCAACTGGAGATAATAAGCAAGAAATTTACACCGTAAATGTAAATACTACAGCGTTACCTGCAACGGTGACAGATGCTAATAAGCCGGCTGAGGACGGTAAATTGGCGGTGCCGACTGAAGGTGGTTTAGTGACAGCTTCTGATGTAGCAAATGCGATTAATGCCACTTATTGGAAAGTTGGTGATAATGCCGGTGTAGTACAAGGCAAGATCGGTGCCGGTAATCAGGTGAATTTTGTCAATGGTAACGGTACTACGGCAAATGTAGCGGTTGAAAACGGACAAACCAACGTTTCTTATGATGTCAATGTTGATGGTAGTACGGTAGTGATGAAAGAAGTTACCGATCCAAACAACCCGAATAAGAAAATTAAACAAATTGCCGGTAATTACATCGGTCAAAATGGTATTACTGTTAAGGGTAATGTAATTGAGGCTAAAACTGACGGTAAAACCGTTACGGTCAATAATGACGGTGCATTAACGGTTAGCGATGATGTCATGAACAACCTTACCAATTTTGAGGTGACCACCGGTGAACATGTTGATCAGTTTGTGGCTAATACTGCAGCGAACAGCAAGAAAACGAGGGTAAAACCGGGCGATGTCGTTACTTATGCATCCGGTAAAAATATCGCTATTAAACAAGAAGGTACAACCTTTACGATTTCTACCACAGAAAATGCAACCTTTACCAATGCTAATGTGGGTAATACGTTAACGGTTGGTGAGGGCAATAATGCAACGCAAATCACCTCTTCGGCAGATGGCATGAAGGTGGCGAAAGCGGATGGTTCTGCAACCCGCATTACTAACGTCGCTGCCGGTGTGAATCCAACAGATGCTGTGAATGTAAGCCAATTGGGCGGGTTGAAAAATGATATTCATAATATGAATAATCGCCTTGGTAAGGTCAATCGTGAAGCTCGTGCCGGGGTTGCCGGTGCTAACGCCGCGGCAAGCTTACCGCAAGTGTACATTCCGGGTAAATCCATGGTGGCGGCAGCCGGCGGTACCTTTAAAGGACAAAATGCCTTTGCGGTGGGATATTCCCGTTCAAGTGATAATGGTAAATTGATCTTGAAACTACAAGGTAACGCCAATACCCAAGGTGATGTAGGTGGTGGTGTTGGTATAGGTTATCAATGGTAA
- the rpsJ gene encoding 30S ribosomal protein S10 yields the protein MQNQRIRIRLKAFDHRLIDQSTAEIVETAKRTGAQVRGPIPLPTRKERFTVLISPHVNKDARDQYEIRTHKRLVDIVEPTEKTVDALMRLDLAAGVDVQISLG from the coding sequence ATGCAGAACCAAAGAATCCGTATCCGCTTAAAAGCTTTCGATCACCGTTTGATCGATCAATCTACTGCGGAGATCGTAGAAACAGCTAAACGTACTGGTGCACAAGTTCGTGGTCCAATCCCTTTACCAACTCGTAAAGAGCGTTTCACCGTGTTGATTTCTCCACACGTGAACAAAGACGCGCGTGATCAATACGAAATTCGTACACACAAACGTTTAGTAGATATCGTAGAGCCAACAGAAAAAACTGTTGATGCATTAATGCGTTTAGATTTGGCTGCCGGCGTGGACGTGCAGATCAGCCTAGGTTAA
- the rplC gene encoding 50S ribosomal protein L3, with amino-acid sequence MIGLVGRKVGMTRIFNEDGVSVPVTVIEIEANRVTQVKTLENDGYTAVQVTTGSKKANRVTKPEAGHFVKAGVEAGRGLWEFRTEGEEFTLGQEINVDIFADVKKVDVTGTSKGKGFQGGVKRWNFRTQDATHGNSLSHRVLGSIGQNQTPGRVFKGKKMAGHLGAERVTVQSLEVVRVDAERKLLLVKGSVPGAINGDVIVKPAVKA; translated from the coding sequence ATGATTGGTTTAGTCGGTCGTAAAGTTGGTATGACCCGTATCTTCAATGAAGACGGTGTTTCAGTACCAGTTACCGTTATCGAAATCGAAGCCAACCGCGTAACTCAAGTTAAAACTCTTGAAAACGATGGCTATACTGCAGTTCAAGTTACTACTGGTTCTAAAAAAGCGAATCGTGTAACTAAACCTGAAGCAGGTCATTTCGTGAAAGCAGGTGTTGAAGCTGGTCGCGGTTTATGGGAATTTCGTACTGAAGGTGAAGAATTCACTTTAGGTCAAGAAATCAATGTTGACATCTTTGCAGATGTTAAAAAAGTAGATGTTACTGGTACTTCTAAAGGTAAAGGTTTCCAAGGTGGTGTTAAACGTTGGAACTTCCGTACTCAAGATGCTACACACGGTAACTCTTTATCACATCGTGTACTTGGTTCTATTGGTCAAAACCAAACTCCAGGTCGTGTGTTTAAAGGTAAAAAAATGGCAGGACATTTAGGTGCTGAGCGTGTAACCGTTCAATCACTTGAAGTTGTTCGTGTAGATGCTGAGCGTAAATTGCTATTAGTAAAAGGTTCTGTACCTGGTGCTATCAATGGCGATGTTATCGTTAAGCCGGCAGTTAAAGCATAA
- the rplD gene encoding 50S ribosomal protein L4, with protein MELQVVGANALTVSETTFGREFNEALIHQVVVAYAAGARQGTRAQKTRAEVSGSGKKPWRQKGTGRARSGDIKSPIWRSGGTTFAAKPQDHSQKVNKKMYRGAIKSILSELVRQDRLVVVEKFELDAPKTKVLVQKLKDLAVEDALIITASLDENLFLAARNLYKVDVRDVQGIDPVSLIAFDKVIVTVDAVKQIEEILA; from the coding sequence ATGGAATTACAAGTTGTAGGTGCAAACGCACTAACTGTTTCTGAAACTACCTTCGGACGTGAGTTTAACGAAGCTTTGATTCACCAAGTTGTTGTTGCTTATGCAGCAGGTGCTCGTCAAGGTACTCGTGCGCAAAAAACTCGTGCTGAAGTGTCTGGTTCAGGTAAAAAACCTTGGCGTCAAAAAGGTACAGGTCGTGCTCGTTCTGGTGATATCAAATCACCAATCTGGCGTTCTGGTGGTACAACCTTCGCGGCTAAACCACAAGATCACAGCCAAAAAGTGAACAAGAAAATGTACCGTGGTGCTATCAAAAGCATTCTTTCTGAATTAGTTCGTCAAGACCGTTTGGTTGTTGTTGAAAAATTCGAATTAGATGCACCAAAAACTAAAGTATTAGTACAAAAATTAAAAGATTTAGCAGTTGAAGATGCGTTAATTATCACAGCAAGCTTAGATGAAAATCTATTCTTAGCGGCACGTAACTTATATAAAGTTGATGTACGTGATGTTCAAGGTATCGATCCAGTTAGCTTAATCGCTTTCGATAAAGTGATTGTTACTGTTGACGCTGTGAAACAAATTGAGGAGATCCTAGCATGA
- the rplW gene encoding 50S ribosomal protein L23, whose translation MSQERLLSVLRAPHISEKATNNAEKSNTVVLKVALDANKAEIAAAVAQLFEVKVDSVRTVVVKGKTKRRGNKMGRRSDWKKAYVTLAEGQNLDFVDSAE comes from the coding sequence ATGAGTCAAGAACGTTTGCTAAGCGTGCTACGTGCACCGCACATCTCTGAAAAAGCAACTAACAATGCTGAAAAATCTAACACTGTTGTACTTAAAGTTGCTTTAGATGCGAACAAAGCTGAAATTGCTGCTGCTGTTGCTCAATTATTTGAAGTAAAAGTTGACTCAGTTCGTACTGTGGTTGTTAAAGGTAAAACTAAACGCCGTGGTAACAAAATGGGTCGTCGCAGCGACTGGAAAAAAGCTTATGTAACTTTAGCCGAAGGCCAAAACTTGGACTTCGTGGACAGTGCAGAGTAA
- the rplB gene encoding 50S ribosomal protein L2, with protein sequence MAIVKCKPTSAGRRHVVKIVNPELYKGKPYAPLLDTKSKTGGRNNYGRITTRHIGGGHKQHYRLIDFKRNKLDIPAVVERLEYDPNRSANIALVLYKDGERRYILAPKGLSVGDQIQSGVNSPIKVGNSLPMRNIPVGSTVHNVELKPGKGGQIARSAGAYVQIIAREGNYVTLRLRSGEMRKVLAECVATIGEVGNSEHMLRVLGKAGANRWRGIRPTVRGTAMNPVDHPHGGGEGRNFGKHPVTPWGVQTKGKKTRHNKRTDKYIVRRRGK encoded by the coding sequence ATGGCTATCGTTAAATGTAAGCCGACCTCCGCTGGTCGTCGTCACGTTGTTAAAATCGTGAACCCTGAATTATACAAGGGGAAACCTTACGCGCCTCTTCTAGATACTAAATCTAAAACTGGTGGTCGTAACAATTATGGTCGTATTACCACTCGCCACATCGGTGGTGGTCATAAACAACATTACCGTTTAATCGATTTCAAACGTAACAAGTTAGATATCCCAGCGGTTGTTGAACGTTTAGAATATGATCCAAACCGTTCAGCTAACATTGCTTTAGTGCTTTATAAAGATGGTGAACGCCGTTATATCTTAGCACCTAAAGGTTTGTCAGTTGGCGATCAAATCCAATCTGGCGTTAACTCACCAATTAAAGTGGGTAACTCATTACCAATGCGTAATATCCCAGTTGGTTCAACAGTACATAACGTTGAATTAAAACCAGGTAAGGGCGGTCAAATCGCTCGTTCTGCTGGTGCTTATGTACAAATCATCGCTCGTGAAGGCAACTACGTAACTTTACGTTTACGTTCAGGCGAAATGCGTAAAGTATTAGCTGAATGTGTTGCTACAATCGGTGAAGTTGGTAACTCAGAACATATGCTTCGCGTATTGGGTAAAGCTGGTGCTAACCGCTGGAGAGGCATTCGCCCTACAGTTCGTGGTACTGCAATGAACCCAGTAGATCACCCACACGGTGGTGGTGAAGGTCGTAACTTTGGTAAACACCCAGTAACTCCTTGGGGCGTTCAAACTAAAGGTAAGAAAACTCGTCACAACAAACGTACTGATAAATATATCGTACGTCGTCGTGGCAAATAA
- the rpsS gene encoding 30S ribosomal protein S19, which produces MPRSLKKGPFLDLHLLKKVEKAVESGDKKPIKTWSRRSMIIPSMIGLTIAVHNGRQHVPVYVSDEMIGHKLGEFAPTRTYRGHAADKKAKK; this is translated from the coding sequence ATGCCACGTTCTCTCAAGAAAGGTCCTTTCCTTGACCTACACTTGTTGAAGAAGGTAGAGAAGGCGGTGGAAAGCGGGGATAAAAAACCAATCAAAACTTGGTCCCGTCGTTCAATGATCATTCCTTCAATGATCGGATTGACCATCGCAGTCCATAATGGTCGTCAGCACGTTCCTGTTTATGTATCTGATGAAATGATCGGCCATAAATTAGGTGAATTTGCACCGACTCGTACATACCGCGGTCACGCGGCAGATAAGAAAGCTAAGAAATAA
- the rplV gene encoding 50S ribosomal protein L22, with amino-acid sequence METIAKHRYARTSAQKARLVADLIRGKKVAQALEILTFTNKKAAALVKKVLESAIANAEHNDGADIDDLKVAKIFVDEGPSMKRVMPRAKGRADRILKRTSHITVVVSDR; translated from the coding sequence ATGGAAACTATCGCAAAACATCGTTACGCTCGCACTTCTGCCCAAAAAGCTCGCTTAGTTGCCGATTTAATTCGTGGTAAAAAAGTTGCGCAAGCATTAGAAATCTTAACTTTTACTAACAAAAAAGCTGCGGCTTTAGTGAAAAAAGTATTAGAGTCTGCTATTGCTAACGCAGAGCATAATGATGGTGCAGATATCGATGATCTTAAAGTTGCTAAAATCTTCGTTGACGAAGGTCCTAGCATGAAACGTGTTATGCCACGTGCTAAAGGTCGTGCAGATCGTATTTTAAAACGTACTAGCCACATCACTGTGGTTGTGTCAGATCGTTAA
- the rpsC gene encoding 30S ribosomal protein S3, translating to MGQKVNPNGIRLGIVKPWNSTWFANTQDFADNLDGDFKVRKFLTKELANASVSRITIERPAKSIRVTIHTARPGIVIGKKGEDVEKLRNAVSQIAGVPAQINIAEVKKPELDAKLVADSIASQLERRVMFRRAMKRAVQSAMRLGAKGIKVEVSGRLGGAEIARSEWYREGRVPLHTLRADIDYNTAEAHTTYGVIGVKVWIFKGEILGGMAAVAQSEQQPADKPKKAPRGKGRK from the coding sequence ATGGGTCAAAAAGTAAATCCAAATGGTATTCGCCTAGGTATTGTAAAACCTTGGAACTCTACTTGGTTCGCGAATACACAAGATTTCGCCGACAATCTTGACGGTGACTTCAAAGTACGCAAATTCTTAACTAAAGAATTAGCAAACGCTTCGGTTTCACGTATTACTATTGAGCGTCCAGCGAAAAGTATTCGTGTAACAATTCACACAGCTCGCCCTGGTATCGTTATCGGTAAAAAAGGTGAAGATGTTGAAAAATTACGTAACGCAGTATCTCAAATCGCTGGCGTTCCGGCTCAAATCAACATTGCTGAAGTGAAAAAACCGGAATTAGATGCAAAATTAGTTGCAGACAGCATCGCTTCTCAATTAGAACGTCGTGTAATGTTCCGTCGTGCTATGAAACGTGCAGTACAAAGCGCAATGCGTTTAGGTGCTAAAGGTATCAAAGTTGAAGTTAGCGGTCGTTTAGGTGGTGCAGAAATCGCACGTTCTGAATGGTATCGTGAAGGTCGTGTACCTCTACATACTCTTCGTGCGGACATCGATTATAACACTGCAGAAGCTCATACTACATACGGCGTAATCGGCGTTAAAGTATGGATCTTCAAAGGTGAAATTTTGGGTGGAATGGCTGCAGTTGCGCAATCAGAACAACAACCTGCCGACAAGCCTAAAAAGGCTCCGCGTGGCAAAGGTCGTAAGTAA
- the rplP gene encoding 50S ribosomal protein L16 gives MLQPKRTKFRKVHKGRNRGIAGGTEVSFGTFGLKAVGRGRLTARQIEAARRAMTRAVKRQGKIWIRVFPDKPITEKPLEVRMGKGKGNVEYWVALIQPGKVLYEMDGVSEEIARQAFALAAAKLPIKTTFVTKTVM, from the coding sequence ATGTTGCAACCAAAACGTACAAAATTCCGTAAAGTTCACAAAGGCCGTAACCGTGGTATCGCGGGTGGTACTGAAGTTAGCTTCGGTACATTCGGGTTAAAAGCAGTTGGTCGTGGTCGTTTAACCGCTCGTCAAATTGAAGCGGCTCGTCGTGCAATGACACGTGCAGTTAAACGTCAAGGTAAAATCTGGATTCGTGTTTTCCCAGATAAACCAATTACTGAAAAACCATTAGAAGTCCGTATGGGTAAAGGTAAAGGTAACGTTGAGTACTGGGTAGCCTTAATCCAACCGGGTAAAGTACTTTATGAAATGGATGGTGTGTCAGAAGAGATCGCAAGACAAGCATTTGCATTAGCAGCTGCTAAATTGCCAATCAAGACCACCTTCGTAACTAAGACGGTGATGTAA